In Mycolicibacterium mucogenicum DSM 44124, the following are encoded in one genomic region:
- a CDS encoding glycosyltransferase family 4 protein: MADPNSSLGIVASRRPSIIHVAESFASGTASAIGDFVRNYPEAQHHLVYSFRDEARLDIDELTYFATKTQLPPGTIARVRFLRRLLRATPGHVIVHAHSSMAGAYVRSAVRRTSKRPLVYTPHCYSFERLDVSWAVRQGFRILEWLLSFNTSAYAACSPREAELSRWPLSSPRVVTVPNVQPPGLPRADRPASEPTLRIVGNGRLGPQKDPRFFAEAFRAAAEVHGGLEAVWIGGGTDEDIDLLRAHGVEVTGWLPRSAALDVMAGCDLYLHTASWEGFPISIMEAAGMGLPVVARRRAYLHGVDLPVMLDRPEDLITAITALRRVGGLAALRQQTAMALAGNCETEQRTALRALYEPLRGDH; this comes from the coding sequence GTGGCAGACCCCAACTCCTCGTTGGGCATCGTGGCCAGCCGACGTCCGTCGATCATTCACGTCGCGGAATCATTCGCCAGCGGTACCGCGTCAGCGATTGGGGACTTTGTCCGCAACTACCCCGAGGCCCAGCATCACCTCGTCTACTCGTTTCGCGACGAGGCGCGGCTGGACATCGACGAGTTGACGTACTTCGCAACGAAGACGCAGCTGCCCCCCGGCACCATCGCGCGGGTCAGGTTCCTTCGCCGGTTGCTTCGCGCTACACCAGGCCACGTGATCGTGCACGCGCACTCGAGCATGGCCGGCGCGTACGTGCGCTCCGCGGTGCGCCGGACGAGCAAGCGCCCGCTGGTATACACGCCGCACTGCTACTCGTTCGAACGGCTGGACGTGTCCTGGGCGGTGCGGCAGGGATTTCGCATACTCGAATGGTTGTTGTCGTTCAACACTTCCGCCTACGCGGCGTGCTCTCCCCGCGAGGCCGAGCTGTCAAGATGGCCGCTGAGCTCGCCGCGCGTGGTGACGGTACCGAACGTACAACCCCCCGGGTTGCCCCGAGCCGACCGTCCCGCAAGCGAGCCGACATTGCGGATCGTCGGCAACGGACGCCTAGGGCCACAAAAAGATCCGCGGTTCTTCGCCGAGGCGTTCCGCGCCGCAGCCGAGGTGCACGGCGGGCTGGAGGCCGTGTGGATCGGTGGTGGCACCGACGAGGACATCGACCTTCTCCGCGCGCACGGAGTCGAAGTCACCGGCTGGCTACCGCGTAGTGCGGCCCTCGATGTGATGGCCGGGTGCGATCTGTACCTGCACACGGCGTCGTGGGAGGGATTTCCGATCTCCATCATGGAGGCCGCGGGCATGGGGTTGCCGGTGGTCGCACGTCGGCGTGCGTACTTGCACGGTGTCGACCTACCGGTAATGCTCGACCGTCCCGAGGATCTGATCACCGCCATCACGGCGCTGCGCCGGGTCGGAGGGCTGGCGGCGCTGCGGCAGCAGACCGCGATGGCATTGGCCGGTAATTGCGAGACCGAACAGCGGACTGCACTTCGCGCCCTGTATGAGCCGCTGAGGGGAGATCATTGA
- a CDS encoding serine aminopeptidase domain-containing protein, giving the protein MDEEAAHTQPTWFGPETAPLYGVVHVPAGRRARGGIVICPPLGKEHVDTYRGLKLLAQELCERGFMVLRFDYHATGDSAGELGADSALSDYQDSIGTAVRYLRTAGVTRIGVIGLRMGAMLAATVASDLDGLAALVLWDPVLDGRRYLREQRTLYKMTVGADLVDVDRESILGTTFSPECARQLKGIQMPESLSATVPTLIVARPERADEPKIKALLANGNCELATVAGQPEYVEPVTFVVQIPVATLTLIAEWLHQAMDTGRAPVAPAIARRAQVAQLPDGRAVVETLDELGPNRLFAIRTALADTAPDTPTLLIHNTACEHRVGSGRVWTDTARELAAHGLAAVRYDRRGTGDTGWATAEFATIYSPESNTDVHDAMVATGIPAERLMMTGICSGAWNSAIGAIRYGARAVVLVNAILFSIRHKAIGPEKLIGMTPPNPGVEPAPEPRTLEARLKRLVRRWLPYRLWLLMGRVGLTEVPEVLLTALGRHGIVVDMVMSPEDQAWFDKQRGQHGMARLERRGWAPTITRAPTGDHPLLQRDIQNVASARILAVAQREFAELLPESVDGDARRTTLHRNADPPAPCCERR; this is encoded by the coding sequence GTGGACGAGGAAGCTGCCCATACGCAGCCGACATGGTTCGGCCCCGAAACGGCACCCCTGTACGGAGTCGTCCACGTTCCGGCAGGGCGACGCGCGCGCGGCGGCATCGTGATCTGCCCGCCATTGGGCAAGGAGCACGTCGACACCTACCGAGGACTCAAACTGCTGGCTCAAGAGTTGTGTGAGCGCGGCTTCATGGTGCTGCGGTTCGACTATCACGCGACGGGCGACTCCGCCGGGGAGCTCGGGGCCGACTCGGCTCTGAGCGACTATCAGGACAGTATCGGCACCGCGGTGCGGTATCTGCGAACTGCCGGGGTGACGCGGATCGGCGTGATCGGGCTACGGATGGGTGCCATGCTCGCGGCTACCGTCGCATCCGATCTCGACGGGCTTGCCGCGCTTGTCCTGTGGGACCCCGTTCTCGACGGGCGACGATATCTCCGCGAGCAACGGACGCTGTACAAGATGACGGTCGGTGCGGACCTGGTCGACGTCGACCGTGAGTCCATCCTTGGCACGACCTTCTCGCCCGAGTGCGCACGACAACTCAAAGGCATCCAGATGCCGGAATCGCTCAGCGCAACCGTCCCGACGCTCATCGTCGCCAGGCCCGAGCGGGCGGACGAGCCGAAGATCAAGGCGCTGCTGGCGAACGGCAACTGCGAGCTGGCGACTGTCGCCGGCCAGCCTGAGTACGTCGAGCCGGTGACATTCGTGGTGCAGATCCCGGTGGCAACGCTGACGCTCATCGCGGAGTGGCTTCATCAGGCGATGGACACCGGCCGAGCACCGGTGGCGCCGGCCATCGCGCGCCGCGCACAGGTGGCCCAGCTGCCCGACGGCCGCGCGGTCGTCGAGACGTTGGACGAGTTGGGGCCCAACCGGTTGTTCGCCATCAGGACCGCCCTGGCGGATACGGCACCGGACACCCCGACATTGCTCATCCACAACACGGCGTGTGAACATCGCGTCGGCTCAGGGCGGGTGTGGACCGACACCGCACGCGAACTTGCCGCGCACGGCCTCGCTGCGGTGCGCTACGACCGTCGTGGTACTGGTGACACCGGTTGGGCCACAGCAGAATTCGCAACAATCTATTCGCCGGAATCCAACACCGATGTGCATGACGCGATGGTGGCGACCGGGATCCCTGCCGAACGCCTCATGATGACGGGGATCTGCTCCGGCGCGTGGAATTCGGCGATCGGGGCCATCAGGTACGGCGCCCGCGCGGTGGTGCTGGTCAACGCCATCCTCTTCAGCATCCGTCACAAGGCCATCGGACCCGAGAAGTTGATCGGTATGACGCCGCCGAATCCCGGCGTCGAACCTGCACCCGAGCCCCGCACGCTCGAAGCCCGTCTCAAGAGACTGGTCAGGCGCTGGCTGCCGTACCGGCTGTGGCTGCTGATGGGCCGGGTCGGCTTGACTGAAGTGCCCGAAGTCCTGCTGACCGCCTTGGGACGTCACGGCATCGTCGTCGACATGGTGATGTCGCCCGAGGACCAGGCGTGGTTCGACAAACAACGTGGGCAGCACGGCATGGCACGGCTCGAGCGTCGTGGCTGGGCACCGACCATCACGCGTGCACCGACCGGCGATCACCCCCTGCTGCAGCGCGACATCCAGAATGTCGCGAGTGCACGGATTCTGGCTGTCGCGCAGCGCGAGTTTGCCGAACTACTGCCAGAATCGGTTGATGGCGACGCCCGACGTACCACGTTGCATCGCAACGCAGATCCACCCGCGCCGTGCTGTGAGCGACGGTGA
- a CDS encoding flippase: MTATGNSGPGASVDADADQRRRDEQHAAAGRNTVALLLSRLAIALMGWSGTVLIARLLSPTDWGVFSFVFGLLGMMSIVTDLGVGRVVLGRLLEADDEDADVFASSFVGLRAALGLLGYGIAVGYVVAMGYSGEVIRATALAGLVVVIATPSHALSVLYQSRLKMVTVAAAEAFAQLFQLILTVLIATTHPGLMIFILPAIANEIFSGTWKLIGVRRGGVGPRITKQPRLKLWREMLVEAIPLSIGLAMMTLLSKVDILMLGKLDQFDSVGLYSVAYKFADVLSYAVLAIVTPVATLLVAAWPLMTDEFRSRVRSSAVLIGLMTCLAVAGMWASGDEIVSLLYGERFGVCADAVRMLLIGAVFAALSHLILVALVSATRQRAYPWVACGALVLNVVLNVYLIPRFSFNGSAGATVITEIVMFVAMWALAARTIPIDRLMPVSKLLLIVALTVGVCAVTEVMQGYVPWVVVAACSVVLFVGGAFALRLLDRQLLARLRPARAA, from the coding sequence GTGACTGCCACGGGCAACAGCGGTCCTGGCGCGTCCGTAGACGCTGACGCGGACCAGCGTCGGCGGGACGAACAACATGCGGCCGCCGGGCGAAACACCGTCGCGCTGCTGTTGAGCCGCCTTGCGATCGCCTTGATGGGGTGGTCGGGGACCGTCCTGATCGCCCGGTTGCTGTCGCCGACGGACTGGGGCGTGTTCTCGTTCGTGTTCGGACTTCTCGGGATGATGTCGATCGTTACCGATCTCGGCGTGGGCCGGGTGGTGCTCGGCAGGCTGCTGGAAGCAGATGACGAAGACGCCGACGTCTTCGCAAGTTCGTTTGTCGGTCTGCGAGCGGCGTTGGGGCTACTCGGATATGGGATCGCCGTCGGCTACGTCGTCGCGATGGGCTACTCGGGCGAGGTCATCCGGGCGACCGCCCTGGCCGGCCTCGTCGTCGTCATCGCCACACCCAGCCATGCGCTGTCCGTCCTCTACCAGAGCCGGCTGAAGATGGTGACCGTCGCCGCGGCGGAAGCGTTCGCCCAACTGTTCCAATTGATCCTGACCGTCCTCATCGCGACGACCCACCCCGGCTTGATGATCTTCATCCTGCCGGCCATCGCAAATGAAATCTTCTCGGGCACATGGAAATTGATCGGCGTCCGCCGCGGCGGTGTCGGACCGCGGATCACCAAACAGCCGCGCCTCAAGCTGTGGCGCGAGATGCTGGTGGAAGCCATTCCGCTGAGCATCGGGTTGGCCATGATGACGTTGCTGTCCAAGGTCGACATCCTGATGCTCGGCAAGCTGGATCAGTTCGACTCGGTCGGCCTGTACAGCGTGGCCTACAAGTTCGCCGATGTGCTGTCGTATGCGGTCCTGGCCATCGTGACGCCGGTGGCAACTCTGTTGGTTGCGGCGTGGCCGCTGATGACCGACGAATTCCGCAGCCGGGTGCGCTCTTCCGCGGTGCTGATCGGACTGATGACCTGTCTTGCGGTCGCGGGCATGTGGGCCTCGGGCGACGAGATCGTGTCGCTGCTGTACGGCGAGCGGTTCGGCGTCTGCGCAGACGCCGTCCGCATGCTGTTGATCGGGGCCGTGTTCGCGGCACTGTCCCACCTGATCCTGGTGGCCCTGGTGTCGGCGACGCGGCAACGGGCCTATCCGTGGGTGGCATGCGGCGCGTTGGTACTCAACGTCGTTCTGAACGTGTATCTGATTCCGCGGTTTTCGTTCAACGGTTCGGCCGGAGCCACGGTCATCACCGAGATCGTCATGTTCGTCGCGATGTGGGCGCTCGCGGCCCGGACCATTCCGATCGACCGGCTGATGCCCGTGTCCAAGTTGCTCCTGATCGTCGCGCTGACGGTCGGCGTATGCGCGGTCACCGAAGTCATGCAGGGCTATGTGCCGTGGGTGGTCGTGGCCGCATGCTCGGTCGTGCTTTTCGTCGGTGGCGCGTTCGCGCTGCGACTGCTCGACCGCCAGCTGTTGGCGCGACTGCGGCCGGCGCGAGCGGCATGA
- a CDS encoding glycosyltransferase family 4 protein: MTMASIVFVNRAGRVSGAEVVLLRLIQAARERGDQVRVISPVGVLADRLPEDVAHVEIDELDLGGASGVARVLALGTLARRWIRAAAVIRRNVDAHDVVIVNSLLALPAARFARLRQGVSWLVHDTIDEAKQRAMVKIGRPAIRRAVAVSPPTAAPVQQLGLDVSVSPLGVDIPGVFAQRQARPQPVIGIMGVITPWKGHQVLLQALTHVPEVRCEVAGSAFHADADYLAELQRFSDAELDGRVRFLGHVDPVATVLNWDILVNASTSPEAGPIVALEAMSVGVPVIATDHGGSSWLLRDGAGVLVPVGDAEALGAAITRVLENPSGVAEMVERAYERVCAVHDARRAFPAMLDALLPDSRRELTR, translated from the coding sequence ATGACCATGGCTTCCATCGTCTTCGTCAACCGTGCCGGGCGGGTATCGGGTGCGGAAGTCGTGCTGCTGCGGCTGATTCAAGCCGCCCGTGAACGCGGCGATCAGGTTCGCGTGATCAGCCCGGTGGGCGTCCTGGCAGACCGGCTGCCCGAGGACGTCGCGCACGTCGAGATCGACGAACTCGACCTGGGCGGCGCCTCGGGGGTCGCACGGGTGTTGGCACTGGGGACCTTGGCGCGCCGGTGGATCCGTGCCGCAGCGGTGATCCGCCGCAACGTCGACGCACACGATGTGGTCATTGTGAACTCCCTGCTGGCGCTGCCGGCCGCCCGCTTCGCGCGGCTTCGGCAAGGGGTGTCGTGGCTCGTCCACGACACCATCGACGAAGCCAAGCAGCGGGCCATGGTGAAGATCGGCAGGCCGGCCATTCGCCGCGCCGTGGCGGTGTCACCGCCGACGGCCGCGCCCGTGCAACAGCTCGGGCTTGACGTATCAGTGTCCCCATTGGGTGTCGACATACCCGGTGTATTCGCGCAGCGGCAGGCCCGTCCGCAGCCGGTGATCGGCATCATGGGAGTGATCACGCCATGGAAGGGCCATCAGGTGCTGCTCCAGGCGCTCACCCACGTACCCGAAGTGCGGTGTGAGGTGGCGGGCAGCGCGTTCCATGCCGACGCCGACTATCTTGCTGAGCTGCAACGGTTTTCGGACGCTGAACTGGACGGTCGGGTGCGGTTCCTCGGCCATGTCGATCCGGTCGCGACCGTGCTGAACTGGGACATCTTGGTCAATGCCAGTACCTCGCCCGAGGCCGGTCCGATCGTCGCGCTCGAGGCGATGAGCGTCGGCGTACCCGTGATCGCGACCGATCACGGCGGCAGCAGTTGGCTGTTGCGCGACGGCGCCGGCGTCCTGGTTCCCGTCGGGGATGCCGAAGCGCTGGGTGCGGCGATCACCCGTGTGCTCGAAAACCCCTCCGGCGTAGCCGAAATGGTCGAGCGGGCGTACGAACGAGTGTGTGCCGTCCACGATGCGCGGCGGGCGTTTCCGGCGATGCTGGATGCGCTGTTGCCGGACTCGCGGCGCGAACTCACGCGATGA
- a CDS encoding right-handed parallel beta-helix repeat-containing protein codes for MDITMCVGRVGALAVALGIGTAIAGMGTAAAAPEVTSTAPHQSDQKTGSDQPHRAKTSRAQGKTDEPRKARSAQAVATVAAPKVPPQNPAAVQPNPGTPRAVVTPPKKVPSQLSSAAPNVGAANAKSVQVEVISTGVSTPAAQLPTTASVTTPAGPSSNGAAPSAPIGAPIAWTIAAWTRRAPSPSQVTAPAAQTTTSAPTQTTDIAAQPTPATATTTSTTSLTTLLKPVTAIRTSRSSLAAGTPTVGTPDATTGAVSGSLNVKNQGTGTVTYTVSSQPNYGTVTVNSNGTFTYTPTKLARDLSAVSANANTSSFTVLASSGSSKVSETVTVPVLATPITGDSTAVLQNVFSNLKPGSTLTLAPKTFYHSGILQITVSGLTINGNGATLQATNDATSAVEILADHVTMSNLTLGANLTGPRYYADEQHKLLIKGNYATVSNVTINGAAGAGIYVLGAGWFNLTGITVNNSRADGISMTGGAHDGVVNNPVTNNTGDDGVSVVSYIADGTICSNITINNPIVNGTTWGRGVTVVGGQNITYNNIKVSNTNGAGVYIASEPSYNTMGVSNIIVNGGTVTGANYNSGVVHGAILVYAGNTGQPATGVTIENLSVTGTPLTAQREIGLIQETGSSMSGIVFKNISFDKTTLPIFYTNTPSGSYSASGITMGGTTIIA; via the coding sequence ATGGACATCACCATGTGCGTTGGGCGGGTCGGCGCATTGGCGGTCGCGTTGGGCATCGGTACCGCCATCGCCGGCATGGGCACCGCGGCAGCAGCACCCGAGGTCACGTCGACCGCGCCACACCAGAGCGACCAGAAAACCGGAAGCGACCAACCTCATCGGGCCAAAACGTCTCGCGCCCAAGGGAAGACGGACGAGCCGCGGAAAGCGCGCTCCGCGCAGGCGGTCGCCACGGTCGCGGCCCCCAAGGTGCCACCGCAGAATCCTGCCGCGGTACAGCCGAACCCCGGTACCCCGCGCGCGGTGGTGACACCACCCAAGAAGGTGCCATCGCAACTCTCCTCGGCTGCACCGAACGTCGGGGCCGCCAACGCGAAATCAGTACAGGTGGAAGTGATTTCGACCGGCGTCAGCACTCCGGCAGCACAGTTGCCCACGACGGCAAGCGTCACCACGCCAGCCGGTCCGTCGTCCAACGGCGCGGCACCTTCGGCACCCATCGGTGCGCCGATCGCCTGGACCATCGCCGCGTGGACGCGACGCGCGCCCAGTCCGTCGCAGGTCACGGCGCCCGCCGCCCAAACCACCACGAGTGCCCCAACCCAGACGACCGACATCGCGGCTCAGCCCACGCCGGCCACCGCAACCACCACGAGCACAACGTCGCTGACAACCCTCCTCAAACCGGTGACCGCGATCAGAACGAGTCGCAGTTCACTCGCTGCGGGCACGCCGACCGTTGGTACGCCGGACGCCACAACGGGCGCCGTTTCGGGGTCGCTCAATGTCAAGAACCAGGGCACAGGCACGGTCACGTATACCGTGTCATCACAACCGAACTACGGCACCGTCACGGTGAATTCGAACGGCACCTTCACCTACACGCCGACCAAGTTGGCCCGGGACCTCTCCGCGGTCTCGGCCAACGCGAACACCTCGAGCTTCACCGTCCTCGCCAGTAGCGGTTCGTCCAAAGTATCCGAGACGGTGACGGTGCCGGTTCTGGCGACGCCGATCACGGGCGACAGCACCGCGGTACTGCAGAACGTATTCAGCAATCTCAAGCCGGGCTCGACGCTCACCCTGGCCCCAAAGACGTTCTACCACTCCGGAATTCTGCAGATCACCGTGTCCGGCCTGACCATCAACGGCAATGGCGCGACGCTCCAGGCCACGAACGACGCAACGTCGGCGGTCGAAATTCTCGCCGACCACGTCACCATGAGCAATCTGACTCTCGGCGCCAACTTGACCGGCCCTCGCTACTACGCCGATGAACAGCACAAGCTGCTGATCAAAGGCAACTACGCCACGGTCAGCAACGTCACCATCAACGGTGCTGCCGGAGCCGGGATATACGTCCTGGGTGCCGGCTGGTTCAACCTGACCGGCATCACGGTGAACAACTCACGCGCGGACGGGATTTCGATGACCGGTGGCGCTCACGACGGCGTCGTCAACAACCCGGTGACGAACAACACCGGTGACGACGGGGTGTCTGTAGTGTCCTACATCGCCGACGGAACCATCTGCTCCAACATCACGATCAACAACCCGATCGTCAACGGCACGACCTGGGGCCGCGGTGTGACCGTGGTGGGCGGACAGAACATCACGTACAACAACATCAAGGTCTCCAACACCAACGGCGCCGGCGTGTACATCGCCTCCGAGCCCAGCTACAACACGATGGGTGTGTCCAACATAATCGTCAACGGCGGCACCGTGACTGGCGCCAACTACAACTCGGGCGTCGTGCACGGGGCCATCCTCGTCTACGCCGGCAACACGGGCCAGCCTGCCACCGGCGTGACCATCGAGAACCTCTCGGTGACCGGAACACCACTCACGGCGCAGCGTGAGATCGGCCTGATCCAGGAGACCGGATCGAGCATGAGCGGCATCGTCTTCAAGAACATCAGCTTCGACAAGACCACCCTGCCGATCTTCTACACCAACACGCCAAGCGGAAGCTACAGCGCAAGCGGCATCACGATGGGTGGTACGACGATCATCGCGTGA
- a CDS encoding right-handed parallel beta-helix repeat-containing protein, whose translation MRGRTTFAVQAAVVMMVAACNPLSAADGGDVRDDTAALQAQFDALQPGATLTLEPRAYHHRGILTVRTPNVTINGNGATLTATNDETSAVDILGDGITITDVTLAAPSDGKRWMGEQQHKLVVKGQRATVSNVRVQGSAGAGIYFSGATHFVARDITITGTRADGLHMTGGSAFGQVENIKTDQTGDDGVAVVSYDHDPTPCHDITERNITVGSTRWGRGITVVGGNNVDISHFSVAHTSSAGIYVANEGNPFFTRSVERVAISDGTVTAANWDKDIEQGAILVYSGNQGRFVHDVTMSNVTVTATSTTVNRNVAIVDETNGGDRAMHGIYLSNINLTATTVAPFYTNAPVGSYTVANWTNDGKRIDVTSI comes from the coding sequence GTGCGAGGTCGGACAACGTTTGCGGTACAGGCAGCCGTGGTGATGATGGTCGCCGCCTGCAATCCGCTGTCGGCCGCGGACGGCGGTGACGTCCGGGACGACACCGCCGCACTGCAGGCGCAATTCGACGCGCTCCAACCCGGCGCGACGCTGACCCTGGAACCTCGGGCCTATCATCACCGGGGCATCCTCACCGTTCGGACACCCAACGTCACGATCAACGGCAACGGCGCCACGCTGACTGCGACCAATGATGAGACGTCCGCTGTCGACATCCTCGGCGACGGCATCACCATCACCGACGTGACGCTTGCCGCCCCGTCCGACGGTAAGCGCTGGATGGGCGAACAACAGCACAAACTCGTCGTCAAAGGGCAGCGCGCGACCGTCAGCAACGTCAGGGTGCAGGGTTCGGCCGGTGCCGGCATCTACTTCAGCGGTGCAACGCATTTCGTTGCCCGGGACATCACGATCACCGGTACGCGCGCCGACGGCTTGCACATGACGGGCGGCTCGGCCTTCGGTCAGGTCGAGAACATCAAGACCGATCAAACCGGCGATGACGGTGTCGCAGTCGTGTCGTATGACCACGACCCGACGCCGTGCCACGACATCACCGAAAGGAACATCACCGTCGGGAGTACCCGCTGGGGACGCGGCATCACCGTGGTCGGCGGAAACAACGTTGACATCAGCCATTTTTCAGTCGCACACACCAGTTCCGCCGGCATATACGTCGCCAACGAGGGCAATCCATTCTTCACGCGATCCGTCGAGCGGGTTGCGATTTCCGACGGCACTGTGACCGCTGCCAATTGGGACAAGGACATCGAGCAGGGCGCCATTCTCGTGTATTCGGGCAATCAGGGACGATTCGTGCACGACGTCACCATGTCGAATGTGACGGTCACCGCCACGAGTACCACCGTGAACCGCAACGTGGCAATTGTCGATGAGACGAACGGCGGCGACCGCGCGATGCACGGCATCTACCTGTCGAACATCAATCTGACTGCGACGACCGTCGCGCCGTTCTATACCAATGCGCCGGTGGGCAGCTACACCGTGGCCAACTGGACCAACGACGGCAAGCGCATCGACGTCACTTCGATCTAG
- a CDS encoding O-antigen polymerase, whose protein sequence is MLMATKPRAATGSTTGGELRLGWLSPAVVSLAVGSSAILLTASVDDQQFRTYWQEPKVVTDSMLWLFECGVLAFAFGAMIAIAAMPARDNLAAVWPALSERRRAALERASTVLTTLTIVGYVGFAVLIVKSGLGPAELFGGSDHPWDAPAKTAIGNIPGVTALTQIGIAAVVVSAILLAHKYTRAELIKLLVVLLLSVPRSYIYSERLAILELVVPVVVVGAGWLSTRDRKRRTIARAIPVAGIALVIVTFAFFEYFRSWMFYRMHGEDSFPTFVLNRLAGYYATAINNGAVIVDHMSWPGRIPYDTLESFWSVQGIYQLRLYERLGGHDRPYPKTFDPDSPYYRVLEQYANPEFNNPSGYEAPFVDYGQIGGLVFFFGLGVVAGLLYRHFCRGSLGGLLVYPMFFTGLVEWPRYMYWVQGRVTYAWVGLAAVIIGVLITERRARRRATIWPKQPTPLNQQ, encoded by the coding sequence ATGCTGATGGCAACGAAACCCCGCGCCGCAACCGGGTCGACCACAGGTGGCGAACTCCGGCTGGGATGGCTGTCGCCGGCTGTGGTGTCTCTTGCCGTCGGCTCGAGCGCGATCCTGCTCACCGCATCGGTCGACGATCAGCAGTTCCGAACGTATTGGCAGGAACCAAAAGTCGTGACGGACAGCATGCTATGGCTGTTCGAGTGCGGCGTGCTCGCCTTCGCTTTCGGCGCGATGATCGCCATCGCAGCCATGCCCGCCCGAGACAATCTGGCCGCGGTATGGCCGGCGCTGTCCGAGCGGCGCCGCGCCGCCCTCGAACGCGCGAGCACGGTACTGACGACCCTCACCATCGTCGGATACGTCGGGTTCGCGGTTCTGATCGTCAAGAGTGGACTCGGGCCCGCCGAGCTGTTCGGCGGCTCCGACCACCCGTGGGATGCTCCGGCAAAAACGGCCATCGGCAACATTCCCGGGGTAACCGCCCTCACCCAGATCGGCATCGCCGCAGTCGTCGTTTCCGCAATCCTGCTGGCGCACAAGTACACCCGCGCGGAGCTCATCAAGCTGCTCGTCGTACTCCTGCTGTCGGTACCGCGCTCGTACATCTACTCGGAGCGCCTCGCCATCCTCGAGCTCGTCGTCCCCGTGGTGGTCGTCGGCGCGGGCTGGCTGTCCACCCGCGACCGGAAGCGGCGCACCATCGCTCGTGCCATCCCCGTCGCCGGTATCGCTCTGGTGATCGTCACGTTCGCGTTCTTCGAGTACTTCCGGTCGTGGATGTTCTACCGGATGCACGGAGAAGATTCGTTCCCCACGTTTGTGCTGAATCGACTGGCGGGCTATTACGCGACAGCCATCAACAACGGCGCGGTCATCGTCGATCACATGAGCTGGCCGGGCCGGATCCCCTACGACACGCTCGAGTCATTCTGGTCGGTGCAAGGCATCTATCAACTGCGGCTCTACGAGCGCCTCGGTGGTCATGATCGGCCCTACCCCAAGACATTTGATCCGGATTCGCCCTACTACCGGGTGCTCGAGCAGTACGCAAACCCTGAGTTCAACAACCCCAGCGGGTACGAAGCTCCATTCGTCGATTACGGCCAGATCGGCGGCCTCGTGTTCTTCTTCGGTCTCGGCGTGGTCGCCGGACTGCTGTATCGCCACTTCTGCCGGGGAAGCCTGGGCGGCCTCCTGGTGTATCCGATGTTCTTCACCGGGCTCGTCGAGTGGCCGCGGTACATGTACTGGGTCCAGGGTCGCGTCACCTACGCCTGGGTCGGTCTCGCCGCGGTGATCATCGGAGTGCTCATCACCGAACGCAGGGCTCGCCGGCGCGCGACGATCTGGCCGAAGCAGCCCACGCCACTGAATCAGCAGTAG
- a CDS encoding 4'-phosphopantetheinyl transferase superfamily protein: MSLDEIEHSVSTFGARFLAKIYTDDELAACAGPSRLSRLAARFAAKEAAIKAFSRPDAAFVPREIEVVTAKPLVTLRLSGSAAELADEQQWRQISLSLTHAECHAAAVVVAVCATTSLDLP, from the coding sequence GTGAGTCTCGACGAGATCGAACACTCCGTGTCGACGTTCGGCGCGCGGTTCCTCGCCAAGATCTATACCGACGACGAGCTGGCCGCATGTGCCGGACCGAGCCGGCTTTCTCGACTCGCGGCCCGATTCGCCGCGAAAGAGGCCGCTATCAAGGCATTTTCACGCCCAGACGCCGCCTTCGTGCCCCGCGAGATCGAGGTGGTGACGGCGAAACCGCTCGTCACCCTCCGGCTGAGTGGCTCAGCCGCAGAGCTGGCGGACGAGCAGCAATGGCGGCAGATCTCGCTGTCGCTGACCCACGCCGAATGCCACGCCGCCGCCGTGGTGGTGGCGGTCTGCGCGACCACATCACTTGACCTTCCTTGA